In a genomic window of Drosophila takahashii strain IR98-3 E-12201 chromosome 3L, DtakHiC1v2, whole genome shotgun sequence:
- the LOC108065831 gene encoding histone H2A.V-like, with the protein MPGKTAEKASGKDKPKTKAKAKPVSQSSRAQITFPVARVHRQLKKHNTSKMRIGATAAVTTAAVLDYLTAEILECAGYTAQKFNVKRITPRHLQLAIRADQELDTLITATISGGGVIPHIHRFLTNEKNGSGSKDRDPEEDEEATSSQAY; encoded by the coding sequence ATGCCTGGTAAAACAGCCGAGAAGGCTTCCGGAAAGGATAAGCCAAAGACAAAGGCTAAGGCCAAACCGGTATCCCAATCCAGCCGGGCCCAAATCACATTCCCCGTGGCTCGTGTCCACCGGCAACTCAAGAAGCACAACACATCAAAAATGCGCATCGGAGCCACCGCAGCCGTGACCACCGCTGCCGTCCTGGATTACCTGACCGCCGAGATTCTGGAGTGTGCCGGCTACACCGCCCAGAAATTCAATGTGAAGCGCATTACCCCGCGCCACCTGCAGCTGGCCATTCGAGCTGACCAGGAACTGGACACCCTGATCACGGCCACCATTTCCGGAGGCGGTGTGATTCCGCATATACACCGATTCTTGACCAATGAGAAAAATGGTAGCGGAAGTAAGGATCGAGATCctgaggaggatgaggaggccACATCCTCGCAGGCCTACTAA